The window TGTTTTAGAATCAGGATcatcgaggttggaagggacctttcagatctttgagtccaactgttaaccatCGCCAAGCTCACCACTAACCcacggcccccagccccacgtctacctgtcttttaaatccctccagggatggtgattccaccctTTCCCTGGGcggcctcttccaatgcttcataaccctttcagtgaagaaatttttcctaaaatccatcctaaacctcccctggcacaacttgaggccatttcctcttgtcccatggcctgttccttgggagaagagcccgaccccccctggctaccccctcctttcagggagctgcagagagcgagaaggtctcccctcagcccccttttctccaggctgaacacccccagctccctcagccgcccctcacaagactcctgctccagacccctcaccattTTTCTATATACAGAGCAACGAACAGGATATTGATTAAATTATAAAAGGCAGAACTGATGACTTTATGGTCCTTCAGTTGCCCAAGATATTTCATCTGGAGGGTTTCATAGAgccatcacagaatggtttgggtgggaagggacctttaaaggccatttagtccatccccctgccccgtgcagggacatcttcaactcaatcaggttgctccaagccccgtccaacctggccttgaacccctccagggatggggcagccacagcttctctgggcaacctgggccaggggctcacccccctcacagccaacaatttctgcctcacatctcatctcagtctcccctctgtcagtggaaaacccttccccctcgtcccatggctcccctccctgctccagagtccctccccagctttcctggagccccttgagggactggaaggggctggaaggtctccgcggagccttctcttctccaggctgaacccccccagctctctcagcctgtccccacagcagaggggctccagccctcccagcagctccggggcctcctccagGCCCACTCCAACAGTTTCCAAGGTCATCCCATAAACTGGAaaaggagcagctggagagcagcccctcagaaaaaaaggcacacaggGGTGCCGGTGCGCAGCGGCTGACTGGGAGTGAGCACCACGGCGTTAATACCAACACCCAAACGCCTCCCTTCCAGCGCACGCCCAGCTGCCGCCATGCTCCAGCCGCCCCGGAGCACCACATCCCCTCAGGCTGCGCCAAGGTGGGGCCCATAATggcggggcctggcgcggtgcacgccgggagttgtagtcccgcTCACGGAGCTCGGCATGCCCCTGGGCGTGAacgggactacaactcccagcgtgcATCGCGCCAGGTTACTCCGCGCATGCTCGGAGcaggactacagctcccagcatgCCTTGCGGCGAGGCGGAAGCGGCGCGATGGCGGCAGGTGAGGGGCCCGGACCGGCGGCGGCTCCGGTCGCCCGCGTCCCGGCGGGTTGAGGTCGCCGCTCTATGGCCGCAGGTCGTTAGCCGGTTGTCGCCTTCGCCGCCATGGCGCTGATCGAGGGCGTAGGCGATGAGGTGACCGTGCTCTTCGCCTTGTTGCTGGTCGCCGTGGTGCTGGGGCTGGCCTGGGCCTCCACCCGCGCCCCCGAGCCcaccgcgccgccccgcgccgccgccccgctgcccgaGGAGGGCCCGAGCGCCGCACCGACCCCCGCCGAGCAAAAGGCCcccgctgcggcggcggcggcggcggacggAGCGGCCCCCGATGGGGccggggggctggcggcggggctgcggccccgggccggccccgcaCCCCCACAGAGCCCTCTCGGTGAGGGGGACGGCGGCTCCGCCGAGCCCACCATGGTGCTGCGGTTGAAGTTCCTCAACGACACGGAGCGCCTGGCCCGGGTGCACCCTGGTGACACCGTCGGGGCCCTGAAGAGGTGAGGGATGGGGCAGGCCACTTCTCCCCCGGCTGCCAAGGGGGTTCCCGAACCTCTCTGgcagctccttcccttccctggagCGCTGTGCCACTCTCTGCAGGGCTGTCGTGGCAGACACCTTCACTGCTGGTCATGTCGGGGGCCACTGGTGGCAAAGTAGGGGCACAGGGTGGTCAGGGGGAGCGTTGGTGGCCTGCTCCTGGGGGGTGAATGGAGGGGACGGTGTCCTGGCCTGCAGTGTGATGTCTCCCTCTCTGTCCTCCTCCCAAGGGCCTATTTCCCCGGACAGGAGCAGCAAGTGCGGCTGATCTACCAGGGCCAGTTGCTGCGCGATGACACCCAGAGCCTGGCCGCCCTCCACCTCGCCCACAACAGCGTCCTGCACTGCCACATCTCCCCGCACAGCTCGGCCCCAGTGCCCGCCGGCCCCCGCGCCTCTGCCGACCCTGCGCATGCCGCCCTTGACGTGGGCAGCCTTGTCCTGCCGCTCTTCGTCCTGATGCTGGCCGTCCTCTGGTACTTCCAGCTGCAGTACCGGCACGTCTtcaccgccaccgccaccaccttccTGGCCGGCCTCACGCTCCTCTTCAGCTTCGTGGCCTTCACCATGTACCGCAGATAGCACAGCCCGCGCCCCGGACGGAGCCGCCAAGCGCAGAACGGACTCAGTCCCGGGTGCCGTCTGCCCGGTGCACCCGCAGACTGTGCCCCCCCCCGGAGCTGCGTGCCCGAGCGAGCGGGTGTCCGGGCAGGAGACAGACAGCCTGCCCGCCGCTGTGTCCCGGGGCTCCCGGGCCAGGCAGCGCTGCCACCGGGACTGCAGCCAGTGCTGTGCTACctcggggggggtcccagtgccCCCCTGGTGCCCCCCCGGCCCTGCACGGAGCGTCCACCCACCGCTGCCATGCCCCACAGCCAGCTCCATGCACGGGAGCTCCTGCCTGGGCTGCCCGTGCCCTGCCCGGGACGGGGCCTgtgctgccccggggctggggctgccacccCGCGGTGGGTGGGGGGGCCGGTGCCGGTTGgggggccgcgctccccccgctctGTGACGATTAAAGGACTGTGAACGGCCGCGGCCTCCCGGCTCCGCTGCGCCGGAGGGTACGGGAGGGGCGGGGCTccgggcagggggcggggcaTCGGGAGGTGGGAGGGGCTccgggcagggggcggggccgcgcgaCGGTGGGTGGGACGCGGGGGCGGGGCCTACTCGGGCCACGCGTTCCGCAGGGCGGCAGCGCGCCTGCGCCGGCAGAGCCGCCCCGCCCCTTGGCGAGGCACTCGCTCATTGGCGGACGGGGAGCGGCTATTTGCATACGGCGTTACGCACGCCGCTgcagcgcccggccccgcccccggaaGTGTGAGccgcgcggggggcgtggccgcggCCTCGGCCCGGCGGGGCTGCCGGGAAGATGGCGGACGCGGTGTCCGGGCGGCGCTgagcggccggggcggcggcgggtcccaGCGCGGCCGCCAGCGCCATGTAGGGCCGGGACGGGGGACGGCCGGGAcgcggggggagcgggccgggcACCGCGGGGCCTGTCTAGGCcggagggaggggtggggatgAGGGACCCTGGGGATGGGGCCTGGGTGAGCCGGGGGGCGCGGGCCCAGTGCGGCCCGGCCCGGAGTGCCGGTACCGAGGAGGAGAAGATCGGGGCCGCCCGGGGGTCCCGGTACCGGGGGAGGAGAAGATCGGGGCGGCCCGGGAGTGCCGGTACCGAGGAGGAGAAGATCGGGGCCGCCCGGGGGTCCCGGTACCGGGGGAGGAGAAGATCGGGGCCGCCCGGGGGTCCCGGTACCGGGGGAGGAGAAGATCGGGGCGGCCCGGGAGTGCCGGTACCGGGGGAGGGGAAGATGGGGGGTGCTGGTACCGAGGGAGGCGAAGGTTGGGGCGGCCCGAGGACCCCGGTACCACACGGGGATCTGATCAAGCCGGGGCCccgggaggggggagaggggggtgggcCAGGGGACATCGGTGGGGGGGGCCCTGTGCGGGTCGGGGATCCCGGGACAACGGGGCTTGTGAGGGCCGGGGGAGCACAGGGCGGGGGTCCCTGTGCCGGAGGGGATCTCCGTGCGCAGGGAGACTCCAGAACAGGGCCTGTGCGGGGCTGGTACTCCGGcacgggggggggtcccagcctgGGCTCTGTGCGTCCCTCGCTGGCTCCAGCTGTCCCAGAGGCACGAGCTCGTCGCCCCACTCACCCCCGCTCTCGTCCCCAGGGTCTCCCGGTTCTCCAAAGCCTCTCGAGCCGCCCTGCCCTCGCCATGCTGCGCCTGCTGCCATGGCTCCGTGCTCTGACCCGGGAGAGCGTGCGGCCTGGCGTCCTGCAgggcctggctgctggtgaccggagcggggccgggatgTATCCCGCCTGCTACTGTGCAGGCAAGGCGAAGGGGCGGGCTGTGCTGCTCCCCCTGGACCCCTACGGCCATGGGCTGCTGCACACCTTTCCCCCGGACGCCTACAGGACTCGAGGCCATGGCAAGAGGAAGAGCTGGAACTTCATCCACGAGAAGATGAGTTATGACACCTTCTTCACAATGAAGCGTCTGATAGAGCGCTCGCGCAGCGTGGGGGAAGTGTTGCGGTGGGTCACGCAGAACCCCAGCAAGGTGTCTGCCAGCCACTACCCCATCGCCCTGCACAAGCTGGGCCAgctcttgcagcagcagcagggccaggccaCGGTGAACGGGGAGAGCCGCGGGCCCGGCCAGATGCTGGAGCAGCCAGAGTTTCAGACTCTCTGTCAGGCCATCATCAGCGGCTGCTCCAAGTTTGATAACTTCAGCATTGTCAACTGCCTGTACGCCGCTGCCGCGCTGGGTGAGTGTCCCGGGCTGCCGGTGCCCGCAGCAggcgggggaggcgggcagggcagCGGGACACGGGCCGGCGCTTGGGTTTGTGAGCTGAAAGGAGAGCTTGCCGGTCTGGCTGCCGCGGAAGAAGGAAGGGTGTATCAGAACTGGTGTCTGGGCTTGTGTGTGGATTTACGTGTGATTGTGGCTTTGCGGCAGAGGGAGCCATGCCCttcggaggaggaggcggcggcacTGCTGGGGTATGCAGCAGGAAGGGAGTCAGGCAGGCTGCCTGCTCGGGGGGGGCTTGGCTGCCTGCAGTTCTGGCACGTTGGCCCAACGGGCAGCCCAAAGAGTGGCCAGCGCTGCCTAGTGGGATCGGGATACACCACTCCTTGAGTTTTGTCCCAATCCCTGAAAACCAGCAAACGTCTGAGCGTCAAGGCGTGAGAGGCGAGGGCTTGGCTGCACCCTTTGCCAGCCACGAGCCCCGTGTGTTTGATATTCAGGAGAAAAGGTTCAGGCTGGTTTGGATTCCTGcgcagcagcagcctctgggcGGGCCCTGTCCCTGGGGGTTCCCCCATCGCTGGGCTGGGGCCCTGCGGTTTCTGCCTCTGCGAGGAAGGGGATGACGCCCGgtggctgccctccctgcctccccccagccctgcactcCCCTGTCCCACACGCACGGCTCCTGCCatcctgtttgctttcttcttccccaccGCAGCTGCACGCTGGGCTGAGACCTCGGCTGAGCCGCGTACGGAGACGCCCGGTGCCGGCCGTGGGTTGATGCAGTAACTCTAGATCCCCctgaagaggggagggaagaagttCCTGCTCTTCCCCGCTCTGTCTCGCGGCGCCTGGTGTTTGTTGACACTGAACTCTGGGCTGCCAGGCGCCTCTCCCCTCAGCTGGGCTCCCCCCGGCCGGCTCTGGTTTTGACCCACACTTTGTTCTCCGTCAGTCGCCCTTCCCTGCTCACCACGCTTACCCGCTCATTAATAAAAGTGCTAACCCGCCTTTTTGAGGCCTTTTTTCAGGAACAAAGCAACTGCTCAGACTAATTCTTCACTTTCCACCTTCTGACTGATTTTTGATTAATGATAAAACGCAGTAACTCGCCCCATGCTGCCTTAGTTGCTTTAAAGCCCTTTTGAAAATTGAAGTCTCGTCAGCTGGCTTAGGAGAGCAGTGGGCTACCAGGGCCTCATACAGTGCATAATGCTTCATGCATCTCCTGAAAATATCGCTCCTGACACGCGAAGGATGGCCTTTGCCTTTTTTCGTAACCGTGCTGTGCGCCTGGCCCCTTGTCTTTGCGTGGTTGAATAATAGGTCCCGAGTTGGAGGAAAGTGTTTTCCTCAGGAGCCGAGTTTGAAAGACTGAAGCTAAACTAGAAAATGGGAGCAGGGCAGAAATGTGAAGGGATTAATTCCTGTCATACAGGGGCAGGTTTTATTTTGGTCATGTGTTGATGTCTTATTTGTTTTCCAACCAAAACTTTTCTTTCAAGTACTTTTTGAGGTGTATTATTTATCTTTAAGGAGTTTGAGACTTAAGAAATAAGCCTTGTTTTTGCGGATGAACTAAAGGACTTTGGTTGAGTGGGTGGGAATAATCCAACTTTTCCGTGGTGCGGATGCCCTGATGTTCTGGTCAGGCTTTGCCAAACCGCTCCTCGTTCCCTTTCTCACCTTTGGTTTGATCACCGACACGGCAAACCCGTCCTTCTCCGGCTGTGGTCTCGTGCCTGAGTTTAGGAGGATGGTCGGGCCTAGAGAAGACACGAGGTGGGGTCCGGGCGTCCCTAATCCTTTCCCTGTCGCAGGTTTGCCTGGGGAATCGCCGCTGGTGCGAGTGCTGGAGGACGAATCCCGGAGCCGCCTGGGCCGCTTCAACCAGAAGGACGTCTCCATGGTCTTCAGCAGCGTGATGAGGCTGCACCCGTCCAGCCCCCACCCCCTGGTCGAGTCGTGCCTCAGCAGTTTGGAGCGGCACCTGGAGAAGGAGCGGCACCCCCAGaccctcttcctgctcctctcctaCTACCGGCTGCGGGCACAGGCGCTGCAGGGACACCCGGCCTCCGACCAGCAGCTCATCAACAACCGCAAGATCCTGCGCCTCGTCAGGCACACGCTGGGGCAAGTGAGTGCCATGCGGGAGCACGAGCTGGCCCTCTTGGACGAGATGCTGGCTCTGTGCGCCCAGGAGGCGAACAACAAGGCCCTGGAGGCCATCTTCAGCTCTCAGCTCTTCTACGAGAACCGCCAAGAGCGATTCATCCGCAGTATGGCAGGTGAGGGCAGGGTCTGCCCGGGCAGGGTCCCAGCCTTGCCCACGGTGCGGGGTGCGCTGGGCTCTGTCCCTGCACTCGGCAGCCTTGGAGCCTCCTTTCTTGGCCCCAGAGGACACCTGGGTTTGTGACGGCACCAGCTGGGGCCTTGCTGAGCACCAGGGCCTGCAgcggtggggctggagcaggaggtgctCTGCGTTACGGCCGCCCTGTTGCTGGCTTCCCAGCCGAGCGCTCCCAGGGGCTGTGAGCCTGCCTCACCTCCGGGTTGGCTTCGGTGGGGGTTCTACAGAAGGGCCCCCATTCTGTGCACGTTCCAGCCGTGCCTTCTGGCTGCACGGGGTGGGAATCTGCCCCAGCTTCTCACAAGCCTCGTAACTTGATGATTTTTGGAAGCCGCCTGGGTTTCAGGAGAGATGGCTCTGCTACCCGGGTCTTGTCATCCCCCACCTGCCTGCGCTGCCTTTCCTGCCCAGGCTGTAGTGGcttctggagagctgcagctgggacagAGCCAGGCCTCTCTGACGGGTGCCCCGCTGTGGTTTGCTCTGTGCAGAGTGGCTCCCCAGGAAGGCGGAGAACCTTACCCCCTACACCATGGCCCTCATTGCAAAGTACGTGGCCCGGCACCGGCTGCGTGAGCCACGGCTGCTCGATACCATCGCAAACTTCCTCCTGAAGCGCGGGGAGCAGCTCGACAGCAAGGTGAGTGTCTGCCCCCGTCTGCGAGGGAAGCctggggctggccctggggctgccccggcaCTGGGGGAAACCAGGTCCCTTCTCTGCCACCAGGATGGGGCATCTCACTGGGGACCGGCGGGGATGTGCCCCGATCCTGGCCCGGCCCGactgcctctcctcctgcctgcaggtgaTCCAGAAGCTGGTGTTTCCCTTCAGCCGCATGAATTACCGCCCATCCAACCACAGCGAGCTCTTCCCCAAGCTGGAGGCCATCCTGGAGCAGAAAGCTGGCAGCTCACCCCTGGCCACCGTCAACATCCTCATGTCCATGTTTCAGCTTAGCCACTTCCCCCAGACCGTCCTGCACCAAGTCTTCTCCCCAGCCTTCATCACCAATGTTATGAGTATGTCAGGCCTTTTCTGGGGTAAATACAACCGTTAAAGCTGGGACTGGGGTGGAGGTGGGTTTTGAAACCGTTGGGcagaacagacacacacacaccccccccgcccaggagCACCCTGCTGGTGGTCAGTCCCCTCGGGAGCGTGGCTGGGCGAGGAGGGGGTCCTGCGGGGGTCTACCCAGccctcctctccccgcaggcagCCCCTACGCGCTGATTGTGCGCCGCTACCTCTCGCTGCTGGACGCGGCGGTGGAGCTGGAGTTCCGCGATTACAGCGGCCCGCGCCTCGACCCGCGCTACCGCGTCCTCATGTTCGAGCACGCCCTGACGGCCGACGAGGCCAACAGAAAGTACAGGtcagcggcgggcggcgggctggggaggggatgggagggcagcccccggggggagAGCGTGGCTGGGGGCGCGGTGGCCTCCGCCGGGCACCCCACTGCCTGTCCCCTGCAAGTGGGCAGGCGTTGTGGTCTGGGACACGCGTGGGTGACCTTGTTCTGGCAGGATCCCAGCTGAGGATGGTGCCGGGGTAAAGGCCCGTGTGTGAGCTCCGAAGCCTGTAGGGGAGCAGTACAGAATCCTAGAGCCGTTTAGGCTGGACAAGGCCTTTAAGGGCATCGAGTCCGACCGTAAACCTGAcgctgccaagcccaccactactCTGTGTCACTCAGCGCCACGCTTGCACGTCTCCTAAAtccctccaggggtggtgactcaaccacttccctgggcagcctgttccagtgcttgacaccCCCTTCGGTGAAGAATAACGTGCTGTTGGTGCCGCGATATCGGGAGGGAGCTTTTCCACTGAATGAGCTGAAGCGTGTCCCCTCCTTGCCCCAAACAGC of the Larus michahellis chromosome 2, bLarMic1.1, whole genome shotgun sequence genome contains:
- the TMUB1 gene encoding transmembrane and ubiquitin-like domain-containing protein 1; the encoded protein is MALIEGVGDEVTVLFALLLVAVVLGLAWASTRAPEPTAPPRAAAPLPEEGPSAAPTPAEQKAPAAAAAAADGAAPDGAGGLAAGLRPRAGPAPPQSPLGEGDGGSAEPTMVLRLKFLNDTERLARVHPGDTVGALKRAYFPGQEQQVRLIYQGQLLRDDTQSLAALHLAHNSVLHCHISPHSSAPVPAGPRASADPAHAALDVGSLVLPLFVLMLAVLWYFQLQYRHVFTATATTFLAGLTLLFSFVAFTMYRR
- the FASTK gene encoding fas-activated serine/threonine kinase; protein product: MPHSQLHARELLPGLPVPCPGRGLCCPGAGAATPRAAARLRRQSRPAPWRGTRSLADGERLFAYGVTHAAAAPGPAPGSVSRAGGVAAASARRGCREDGGRGVRAALSGRGGGGSQRGRQRHGLPVLQSLSSRPALAMLRLLPWLRALTRESVRPGVLQGLAAGDRSGAGMYPACYCAGKAKGRAVLLPLDPYGHGLLHTFPPDAYRTRGHGKRKSWNFIHEKMSYDTFFTMKRLIERSRSVGEVLRWVTQNPSKVSASHYPIALHKLGQLLQQQQGQATVNGESRGPGQMLEQPEFQTLCQAIISGCSKFDNFSIVNCLYAAAALGLPGESPLVRVLEDESRSRLGRFNQKDVSMVFSSVMRLHPSSPHPLVESCLSSLERHLEKERHPQTLFLLLSYYRLRAQALQGHPASDQQLINNRKILRLVRHTLGQVSAMREHELALLDEMLALCAQEANNKALEAIFSSQLFYENRQERFIRSMAEWLPRKAENLTPYTMALIAKYVARHRLREPRLLDTIANFLLKRGEQLDSKVIQKLVFPFSRMNYRPSNHSELFPKLEAILEQKAGSSPLATVNILMSMFQLSHFPQTVLHQVFSPAFITNVMSSPYALIVRRYLSLLDAAVELEFRDYSGPRLDPRYRVLMFEHALTADEANRKYSYKGLVAEALRQLVGEECYRQDEVLPPGYCTDFLLWINRSGTVLPLSRVPAASKAPSAHTTTSSAAISLRSSVLALTSDLQDFAPFAPETPSSPPGARENNLAGRFLPTLCPAPGGPCYQPPSDYYCGLSKESSLESQGSSTLSSPSECLSAQPAGTPDCSPRGTSAATLFQFPIGKILEEEEEEAAAGCPGHDHNCFQGEQAQEETEERSPPPGEDACPPPSPCRPSPKRGPGDGPQGAEEIQRVVLSVNDKWHYCQNSDILVGSRAMRDRHLRLLGYCLVQLPYTELEKVSGIEEAKHYLRQKLRELRF